tgttgggatccgatgaattgtgagtttatgatcagattatccatgaatattatttgagttttctttgaACTCTTTTATGATTCATTGTTATAGCTTCGTATTTCTCTTCGacctattgatttggtttggccaactagattatttatcttgcaatgggagaggtgctttgtgatgggttcaatcttgcggtgctcaatcccagtgacagaaggggacatgacacgtatttgtatcgttgccattaaggataaaaagatgggttttattcatgtgtgagtttactttgtctatatcatgtcatcttgcttaaggcgttactgaaggaaatatgccctagaggcaataataaagtattatatatttccttatatcatgataaatgtttattattcatgctagaattgtattaaccggaaacataatacatgtgtgaatacatagacaaacagagtgtcactagtatgcctctacttgactagctcgttaatcaaagatggttatgtttcctagccatagacatgagttgtcatttgattaacgggatcacctcattaggagaatgacgtgattgacttgacccattccgttagcttagtactcgatcgtttagtatgttgctattgctttcttcatgacttatacatgttcctatgactatgagattatgcaactcccgtttaccggaggaacactttgtgtgctaccaaacgtcacaacgtaaatgggtgattataaaggtgctctacaggtgtctccaaaggtacttgttgggttggcgtatttcgagattaggatttgtcactccaattgtcggagaggtatctctgggcccactcggtaatgcacatcactataagccttgcaagcattgtgactaatgagttagttgcgggatgatgtgttacggaacgagtaaagagacttgccggtaacgagattgaactaggtatcgagataccgacgatcaaatctcgggcaagtaacataccggtgacaaagggaacaacgtatgttgttatgcggtctgaccgataaagatcttcgtagaatatgtgggagccaatatgggcatccaggtcccgctattggttattgaccgaagacgtgtctcggtcatgtctacatagttctcgaacccgtagggtccgcacgcaacgttacgatgacagttttattgagttttgatgtaccgaaggagttcgaagtcccggatgagatcggggatatgacgaggagtctcgaaatggtcgagacgtaaaaatcgatatattggacgactatattcggacttcggaaaggttccgagtaattcgggtatttttcagagtaccggagagttacgggaattcgtattgggccttaatgggccatacgggaaaggagagaaaggcctcaaaaggtggccgcacccctccccatggtctggtccgaattggactagggaaggggggcgcacccttccttctttctccttcccccttcccttctcctactcccacaaggaaaggaggagtcctactcccggtgggagtaggactcccccctatggcgcgcctctccccttggccggctgcctcccccttgctcctttatatacgggggcaggggggcaccccagagacacaacaattgatccttgagatctcttagccgtgtgcggtgcccctctccaccaaattacacctcgataataccgttgcggagcttaggcgaagccctgcgtcggtggaacatcatcatcgtcaccacgccgtcgtgctgacgaaactctccctcaacactcggctggttcggagttcaagggacgtcatcgagctgaacgtgtgtagaactcggaggtgtcgtgcgttcggtacttgatcggtcggatcgtgaagaagtacgactacatcaaccgcgttgtgataacgcttccgctgtcggtctacgagggtacgtggacaacactctcccctctcgttgctatgcatcaccatgatcttgcgtgtgcgtaggaaattttttgaaattactacgttccccaacaattactccattctttataaacttaatactctacatgttggatagcggtcgatgtgtggagtaatagtagtagatgcagaatcgtttcgatctacttgtctcgtacgtgatgcctatatacatgatcattgtcttggatatcgtcatgattattcgcttttctctcaattgcccaacagtaatttgtttacccacgtatgctattttcaagagagaagcctctagtgaaaactatggcccccgggtctacttctatcatatattaaaaatcctaaaaaataccttgatgcaattttactttttttattttattttgtatttttgtttggtctatctatctatcaccatacaatttaatcttgcaattaaccgccaagggattgacaacccttgttcgcgttgggtgcaaggaTTTATTattttgtgtgcaggtgctactAATGAGTTGTTGCGTgattctcctactagattgataatcttggtttcataactgagggaaatacttatctctactgtactgcatcatcccctcCTCTTTGAGGAAaacccaacgcagctcacaagtagcatcCATCTCGATCCTTGCAATTGGTATGAGAGCCTCATGATCTATCTTGTGGTTTAACCTCCCTAGAGCGAGATGGAAAAAGATGAGAAACAACTTACTACCACTACCACAGACTTGCCGACCCTAAAATGGGTTCGTCGTTGTAAGATAACAACATGCCTTATACATCTGCGAAGTTGAAAACTTATTGGGCAACTACGCGACCGATTTGCACGATATGATTGATTTAGCTATGGAGGAAAGATTGGCAAATTGAAGTCCTAGTGGTGCCTCCCCCTCTCCCAAGGTGACAAAGGCATCGCCAACGACAAGTAAGGGtggcaatgggtagggtatggggcGTGTAGAGCAATACCATACCCATACCCGTGCAGTCAATGGGTACAAAGTTCTACCCATACCCGTACCCATACCCGACAAGTACCCATACCCATTGGGTACCCAATGGGTAGATCAAACACTACACAAGTTATTCACAATTTTACATCCATCCATCGCACATTTGAAAAAATTACATTTATCTCAACTCAATAACAAATAGATGAGTACAAGACAATTATCTCAATTCAAATTGATAATTGATGACAACTTTAACATAGGTTCAGAAGCTTGCAACACACTTCACCAAATAACATCTGACAAGTATGTAACATGTCAGTATAAACGGGTAGGGTATGGGCATATTCATGGGTACAAAGCTATACCCGTGCCCTACCCACGAATTAACGGGCAGGGTATGGGTGCTACCCGTGGGTACAAAATTGTGCCCATACCCTGCCCATGCGGGTACGTTATCCGCGGGTACCCGTACCCATGGGTAAAATTGCCATCCTTAACGACAAGTCTTGTTGCCCCTCTTTCCACTACTCTATCTTGGGGTAACAATCATGTCGAATTTGGCTCGAACTACCCAAGGTCCTTTCCACGTGAACTCAAGTAGAATTATCAAGGTGCCCCTCTTCTTTATAACAGAAGGGGAAGCTCTCATATTGGAAGTTTGAGATGGAGAATCACATTAAAAACACCTCCGTGGATACGAGGAGGATTATGCTCGAAGGTTTAAAACCGTCGACCCCAACAATATCGTTTCACAGGTAGCGTGTGATGATCAACTCAGCTCCTTGGCATGCACCATGATAAAAAGGGGTTTGAACGAAGATGAAAAGAGACCTTAACTTCGCGTTATCACCGCCAAGGAATTGTGGGAAGGCCTAATAGTGGGAAAACTTGAAGTGGATTATGCTTATCTCTATAAGGATTTTGAGCTCCTTGGAGAGTCTCACAATGCTACAAAAGAGGAGCTCATCAAACTTAAAGAGAGACAAGGCACTTCATGTTACTCATCTTGGCACTCTTGCTGATGTCAACACTCCATACTTATAAATGTTGATGCTTGTACTACTAACCCTACTTGTGATCAAACACTTCTTGTTGAGGAGAACAACTTGTTGAGAGGCCAACTTAATAAAGGTCTAGTATCTCGTATACAAGGAGAGAAGAATCTCAATGAAGTGTTGAGCCAACATAAGGAGGTGTTTGCAAAAGAGGGACTTGGTTTTGTGCCACGTTCAATCAAGAAGAAGGATGACACTCCTCAAGAGAGTGCAACCCCTCAAAGGGTTGTGTTTGTGCGCGAAGGGCACAAGAAGAAAGGCAAGGACAAGGTTGGCAATAAGGTTGTTAGTGAAAAGGCCACTAGGGGCAAGTCCACTCCCAACAAGGCAAAATAATTTATGCCTCCATCCCGTGTGCTTCATAAGGAAAAAGGTGGATATGTTTGTGCTAAATTCATTACTCCTCGCAATGCATTTCTTTTCTACGCAATTTGCGCTCcaaagacccttgttactaacttTAGAGGTCCCATTCTAAAATGGGTGCACTAACCAAGACTTTATTGTGTGTAGGTTGATTTTTTCGGTGGAGTAAAATAGGTGATGGATAGAGGATgcaccaatcatatgaccggagagagTAAAACGTTGATGGACTTCATGGATGCTATCAAACCATTTGTGAGCATTGTATTTGGTGGGGGGGTCAAAAGGAAAGATACTTGGATTGGGCAATATGACATGTGATGATGATTTATCTCTTGAAAATGCCATGCTTGTCCAATCCCTTAAATATTATTTGATTTCCGCTCGTCAATTGGCTTTTGCCGGATACGATACACTATTTGGTCTAAAAAGTGTGAAAGTATTTAGGAGCCGAAAGGTATGGCTACTCTCAGGTGTGTCCACTCCCCTTATCTAGTCCATCGAATTGCTGAGAGATTCATGCATCCTTCTGACTGTGAGCAGAGTTTTTGCAGCAACACTGCGGGCAACTCAGATCATTAGTCTAAATAGTACTAGTTCATGTTCTAGGGTTGCAGTGCTAGGTAGTAGGACTGTGCAAGAGGGTGTAGACAAGTGTGGCTGACTAGTCACTGTAGCCGCTGCTCAACAGAGTCAGATACGCATCCATTGAAGTGGCCCCATGTCACTGTAGCTGCTCGTTGATAGAGCAGTGTGCACATCTCGAGGCCGCTCAAACACATTCCAGTGGTTGAGATAAAGGGAGTGGGTACACCTGGGAGTACTAAGGATGGTCTCATTTAGGAAAGATACATACTCTCGAAGTGGCCTTTGTTGGACATCTGGATGACAACATTTACGTGGTTGATTTCTCAAAAGAGAGCACATTTCTTGAAACATGTCTAATGACCAAGGCAGGAaaggggtggctatggcatcgccAACTAACACATGTCGGCATGAGAAATCTTAAACATATCCTAAAGGGTGAGCATATCCTTGGACTAACGGATGTTCTTTTATAAAGATCGTGTGTGTAATGCATGCATAGTCAAAAGGCAACATCAAGCAAAGCATCCTCCCAAGGGTATATTATTAACCTCTAGGCCTTTGGAGATCCTTTGtgtggatctctttgggcctcaaTCATGGGATAGCCTTGGCGGAAAGAAGCATGGTCTAATCATTATTGATGATTACACAAGATACGCATGTCGTTCTTTCTCGCATCTAAGGATGAGACAAAGTGAACATTCATTGACTTTGCCAATCAAGCTCAACGCAAGTTCAATGATGTGATCATTGGAATTAGAAGTGACACTGGCTCGGaattcaagaactacaccttagAAGGATtccttagtgatgaggggattgAGCACCAATACTCCACACCATACatccctcaacaaaatggtgtagccgAGAGGAATAACCAGACACTTGTGGAGATGGCAAAGTCAATGATTGATGAGTATAAGTCACCATATAGCTTTTGGGCCGAGACCGTCAACACGGCTTGTATGCATCAAACTGGCTTTTCCTTCGCAAGTACCTGGACAAGACACCATATGAGCTCTTAACCGGGCACAAGCCATGCGTCAAATACTTCCGGGTATTcagttgtaagtgtttcattctcaacaAGAAAACTCGGTTAGCTAAGTTTCAATCCAAAACAATTGAGGCTATATTTGTCGGATATGGATAAAACTCTCACACTTATAGGGTCTTCAACAAATCCAGTGGATGTGTTGAGGAAACATGTGACGTGGTGTTTGATGAATTTAATGGTTCCTATGGGGAGCAAGTTGATGTAGGTGATGAGAATACTTCATAAGACATAAGGACTATGGGAATTGGAAACATTTTTACTATAGAAGAAGTGTGTGTAAATGAAGAAGAAACCTCAATCATCATTCTTAGTCCATGTCCATCCTTTCAATTGCCACCACTCCCCTCTCTACCTCTTTCGGTTGCTTTAAGAAAATCAGTACATAAACAAAAATCTGGGAATGAGCTAGATTACTATGTGTTTTTCCAAATTGTTATCATGTGATCTTTAATGATGTTGCCATCAAATGGTAGATAGAGTTGTCGTGTTTACTAGCTAATCCTGACACATAATGTGGGTGTAAAGGGTTGCTATATGTGTTTAGAATGCattgcggggtggtgtggtgtgAGTGAACAAAAAATGGCATCTAATGTGGGTGGATTGCCACCACGCCCCTTTCAACCGCTTCAAGAAAATCAGTACAGATAAAATTCTAGGGATGAGCTAGATTTCCATGTGTTTGAGTAAATATTGGCATGTGATTTTGAGTGATGTTGCCATCAAATTGTTGATAAAGTTGTCGTATTTTATAGTTAATCATGACATGTGGGTGAAAAAGTTGCCATGTGTTTAGAATGTGTTGCAGGGGCGCTGTGGTGTGGTGCGAATGGACAAAAAATGGCATCTAATGTGTGATGAAATTGCCAAAGGTTGATATATGAAACTACCATGGCGACAAAAAATTTGGGTAAAAAACACAGAAAAAAGTTAGACAGAAAAAAAACAGTGCACAAGAAGTAGATACATAAGTGAAGCGCATATTTAGTGTGTTCCCGTGTCTTCACAAATAATCAGTCCCGGCAGGTGCGGCTCGCATCCCGGTTTATGAAAGACATAAAATGATCATACGTACTCCCTTTCCTGCATCAGGTTATTTCGAAAGGTTAGATCTAAAAAACACTATAAATTGTAATTATTGTGTGCAGGTAGTGTCGCTTGATAGGTTGTAGGGAGAAGCTTAAAGTTGCCATGCTTCTGCTGTTCTCGGCCATTGCCACGTGGAAAAACGCTTCGGATATTATTTGCACCCGCGTTATGCCATTATGCCAACGTATTCATATCTCCTTTAGAGCAGGGCAACCAGTTCTTAGAGAGATTCAAACGATCAGCTGAGTCTTGTGCAATTTTTTTAACGGAGGCTCTCTCTTTCCTAACGGAGCAAGCAGAAAAAACGTAGGAACTGGTTGTCAACACGAAGGCGTGAAGAAGTGCAGGATTCATCTTTTCTTCAGACCGGTTGTTTGCCATCGTTACCGTAGGAAAAAGGGAAATAATTCCATAAGAACAGACTCgataattttatttttattttggtttATTGTTTAGCTAGCTGATTCCATGAGCAAATGCTAGTCCAAGTGATAGTAGTCAGACTTTGCCCAGCTCTATAAATCGGCTGGCTCTGCCACTGTATATTGGTACAAACTAGCTCACAGCAACAATTCATATGGTTTCAGTCCTGAAAGCGAAACAAACTCCAGAGCTAAAAATCGTGAGACAATGATTCTTAACTCATCAGATTCCCTTGAATCGAATAGGCCCGTACCTTACAAACAAACATGTTCCATCATGCTATCTGAAATAGCATTGGACAAGATATACCAAGGAATTTATATTTCAGAGCACATAATCAAGAATAAAATACACAATACATATGAATGGGTGATTCTATACACGATGAGGCAATTATTCTCACGCGTATATAATTTACATGAGTAAGAAACATGCTTGTGGGCACAAGTCCTATAGCTATCTTCTGACCCTATACAAAAATCTTTGAAAAAACTGTCTTTTGTCTAATCTCCACTGAACATCCGTTTGTTAGCTTCTCTACTCCATGCAAAATGAGAACACAAAGGTTGGAGGAAACTCCACAGGAGATATCGAAAGCTGCACAACAATAGCGTCATACCTCACTTCATCAAATCCAGGAATACAAAACCGTTCCAAAGGCTATGAAGCACCGTCGATGCCAATAGGTTGCGTGATCTAGCAAAGACACCTCCCATCACAACCCCGAGAAATATCAACGGCAACACCCTTTGCACGTTGAAGTGCGCCAGCGCAAATGCCACGGCACTTAGCAGGATCGACCATGGAAGAGGCATGTATCGCGTTAGAGATGGGAGGAGGAAACCACGGAACACAATCTCTTCCCACATAGGTGCACATACAGTGACTACCACAGCATACAAGGCCATTGCCACCGGGTCACGGGCCACAATGGATTGCTCTACACTGGATACCCCGGCGACTGGCCCTGATGACATATGAACTAAGCTGATGTTGATGTGAGAGAGCAAATTCACCAGTGGGAATAACAGGCACCCCAACGCTACATCCCAATGCCATTTGCCCTTCAATTTGAACTCAAACCAGCCTGGAGGAAGGGGACGGAATCTACCAAGGCACTGGTGAAGGATAGCAATCCCAGCAAGGCCTTCAGTTATGTCCGTCACAAGGCTATATAATGCTTGGCCTCTGTGCGTCAATGTTTCCTTGCTAAAGCCAGCAGCATGAGCCAAGAATGGCACTATCCAGGAACCCACAAGCCAAAATGTCGCGATCCACAAAAACATGACCTGTTTTCAAAAAGTATAACCAGATTCTCTTAATACCAAATCCATGCAAACTGCTAAGAGACCATTATACCAATCAACATTCCCCGTTTAACTGGTAACTTTAGCAAGAGAACCAAATAACCAACATATTCCCAGCGGCATCCATTCATTTCCATTATATACATAATATGCTAGCACATGCGTCATAACTTATTTTATTTAAAAGGAAAACATATTGTTTATACCCAGCCTGTTTGGAGTGGCCCCTGGGGAGTTGTGGTTGTGACTTTAGTTCCACACTAGAGTTAGAAGTCTAAAGTGAGTGACATTATTAATATGTAATGCTTGCTGTGTTGTCCCATATCCCTATAAGACCTTTTGGGAAAGTAGTGGCTGAGCCCCAGTTCGGTGCACCCCCGCTACACCCACGCAAGAAAACATACCAAAACATTTTGAAAAAATCTAAAACTTTGTGGGAATGATCATCAACAAAGCTTGTAATGTTTGGTGGTCAAATGACATCCAAGAAGCTCtgtacaaaaaagacaaaattaCAAATTCTGATCAAACAATGCACATACATTTTGAGTCATTTTGagtacaacaacaacaacaacaacaaagcctttagttccaaacaagttggggtaggctagaggtgaaacacGTAAGATCTCACAACCAACTCATggttctggcacatggatagcaagcctccacgcacccctgtccatggcTAGTTCTCTGGTGATACTCCAGTCTTTCAGATCTTTCTTTAcagactcctcccatgtcaagttCGGTCTACCCCGACCTCTCTTCACATTATCAGCACGCTTTAGCCATCCGCTATGCACTGGCGCTTCTGGAGACCTGcactgaatatgcccaaaccatctcagacgatgttggacaagcttctcttcattcagtgctaccccaactctatctcgtatatcatcattccggactcggTCCTTCcttgtgtggccacacatccacctcaacatgcgcatctccgccacacctaaatgttaaacatgtcgccttttagttggccaacactcagcgccatacaacattgcgggtcgaaccgccaTCCTATAAGAACTTGCCtcttagcttttgtggcactcctcttgtcacagagaatgccagaagcttggcacCACTTCATCCATCTGGCTTTGATtagatggttcacatcttcatcgaTATCCCCATCCTTCTGCAGCATTGACCACAAATATCGAAAGGTGTTCTTCTGAGGCACCACCtgcccatcaaggctaacctccccctcctcctcctcgtgcctagtagtactgaaaccgcaactcatgtactcggttttagttctaccAAGTCTAAAACCTTTTGAGTAATCTTGTTGTTTT
This sequence is a window from Aegilops tauschii subsp. strangulata cultivar AL8/78 chromosome 7, Aet v6.0, whole genome shotgun sequence. Protein-coding genes within it:
- the LOC109761499 gene encoding uncharacterized protein gives rise to the protein MSSTSCLAPPPLRLPCGRVRLPPPSAAAERPSLRFKPGGAAHTKGWRLVHISCFRQEQDVSTTSDDGTGFKYNEQAEISGDPDLKEEDCGSPNRDDQNYVKGDWFVRTHKIKENLRETISRFWNERWAVPWTGQTITQVMFLWIATFWLVGSWIVPFLAHAAGFSKETLTHRGQALYSLVTDITEGLAGIAILHQCLGRFRPLPPGWFEFKLKGKWHWDVALGCLLFPLVNLLSHINISLVHMSSGPVAGVSSVEQSIVARDPVAMALYAVVVTVCAPMWEEIVFRGFLLPSLTRYMPLPWSILLSAVAFALAHFNVQRVLPLIFLGVVMGGVFARSRNLLASTVLHSLWNGFVFLDLMK